The window CTAAAATCAGGGCCCCCTTCGGAAGAGGATCCACCCACTCTCTGAGCAACGGCGGAACACGATAGGTTCGGCCGCGGTCCCAATGCGCCAAATAATCATCCGCCCCGGCCGTATACGATGCGAGGGTTTTCCGGTTGGGCCCAAGCTCCCTCTTTTTTCGACCTTGATTTCGACGAGGCATTTGCATTATTTTGCAGATATCCTTGAAGCGCTCATACTCTCGTATTGAAGACAACGGAAGGGACCGAATCGATGCAGCAGGAAAGCTCGGAACATACCGGCAAGGGAGACCCGAACCTGCCGCCTGCTCCCACGGCCCCTCTCTCCGCAATCATTCAGGAACCTCCTCCCAATCCGGCCGGGGGCCGCACCCTGATCGTCGATGGCGCCGATCCCCACGCCTATCCGAGGCCGAGCGCCGCGCTGAAAGAGGCCAAGCCGGAAGATCAGATCTTCATTCGACCCGGCGCTTATGAAGATAAAATCTTTCTGATACACAAAACCGTCCGGTTGATCGGCGCGGGCCGGGATGCCGTCCAAATCTTCAGCCGCCGGGGCGGCCCGCTCTACCTTCAACACGTGCCGGAAGGGCTGATCAGCGGAATCACCTTCCGGTACATCGGGAGCGACCCACATTCGGCGATGAACGTCCTCGATTCGGTCTGCACGATCACCCAATGCCGGATCACGGAGGGGATCCTTTCGGGCCTCGTCGTCTACGGCCCCGAATGCCGGCCGACGATCACCGAAAATGAGGTCTGCTACAACCGCGAATCCGGGATCTTTATCTTCGCCGGCGCGCGGCCCTACATTTCCAAAAACGACTGCTTCGGGAACCATCACTTCGGCATTGCGGTGCGCGATCCGCAGACCCGTCCCGATCTGGTGCGGAATCTCTGCCGAAAGAACATGCTCAGCGGCATCCTCCTCTTCTATCATGCAGAAGCGATGATCCTGGAGAATACCTGTCGCGATAACCACCATTGGGGACTCGTGACCACTCCGGAGTGCAAGAGCTCTCCCGATCGAGAAGCGTTGGCTTCGGCCAATCTCTTCATCCAAAATCCCCGGGGTCCTCTCTTCATTACCGAGGAGCCGCTGGCTGAAATCGGGCGGTAAAACCGGCCTCCTTGCTCCGAGGAGAGAATCAGGTCGACTCACTTTTCAAGACGGATCGGTAAAACCGCTGACCTTGCGCCATCATCGTTTCGGAAAGCTCGGAGAATAAAATCCCGCCGATAATCAGCCCCCCTCCCAGCATCCCCCATGTTCCCATCGTTTCCTGAAGAAAGAAATAACCCAAAGCGGCAGCCCAGAGCGGCTCGACGGTAAAGATCAGCGCGGCGCGGGTCGGCGTCGTGTCCCGCTGATAGCGGGTCTGAATATAGCCGGTCACTACCGTCGCAAGAATCGCCGTGTAGCCGAGCGCGAATAATGCCCCCTGCGTCGGCCTGAACACCGGCGGTTCGAAAAAAGGGAGGAGAATCCAGCCGCAGACGGCGGGAAAGGATATCTGGAGGAAGGTCATCAGAAGAAAATCATACCGCCGGGTCGTCCAGTCGAGCAATACGATAAACAGGCCGAACACAATGGCGCAGAGCAGGGTGAGAAGATCTCCCCGGTTCAATCCTCCCCCGGAGGGATTCGTCAGAAACCAGAGACCGACGGAAACAACAATCACTCCAACGAGATTTCCCCATCTCGGACGCCGT of the Candidatus Manganitrophus noduliformans genome contains:
- a CDS encoding right-handed parallel beta-helix repeat-containing protein, with the protein product MQQESSEHTGKGDPNLPPAPTAPLSAIIQEPPPNPAGGRTLIVDGADPHAYPRPSAALKEAKPEDQIFIRPGAYEDKIFLIHKTVRLIGAGRDAVQIFSRRGGPLYLQHVPEGLISGITFRYIGSDPHSAMNVLDSVCTITQCRITEGILSGLVVYGPECRPTITENEVCYNRESGIFIFAGARPYISKNDCFGNHHFGIAVRDPQTRPDLVRNLCRKNMLSGILLFYHAEAMILENTCRDNHHWGLVTTPECKSSPDREALASANLFIQNPRGPLFITEEPLAEIGR
- a CDS encoding EamA family transporter, with the protein product MTAKGRAEWFLFATTFIWGGTFVIIKQGLVDLSPLLMVSIRFTLATLVLLPFCMKALLRADRKSIFWGCFLGFLIFAGFLLQTLGLKETTTSKSAFITTMMVIFTPLFQMLILKRRPRWGNLVGVIVVSVGLWFLTNPSGGGLNRGDLLTLLCAIVFGLFIVLLDWTTRRYDFLLMTFLQISFPAVCGWILLPFFEPPVFRPTQGALFALGYTAILATVVTGYIQTRYQRDTTPTRAALIFTVEPLWAAALGYFFLQETMGTWGMLGGGLIIGGILFSELSETMMAQGQRFYRSVLKSEST